Proteins found in one Oncorhynchus mykiss isolate Arlee chromosome 17, USDA_OmykA_1.1, whole genome shotgun sequence genomic segment:
- the ccdc174 gene encoding coiled-coil domain-containing protein 174 → MLRHQTTDQRSKREQLKENRKALLNAQLTKVRQRKMKTKLDGTQDDQGAGPKQEEDEAHEEAPAVKKLEVEIQERRDTKSGVPHVREWDRGKVDFFGKWTSRRQDDRESEFTPPSVYFSDDKRQGYGKWAKREQDKPKMAFMWSEGQGGGHSYPRPSPKVVLYPSPSQVPLYPLNPQCYSLTTAQRSTP, encoded by the exons ATGCTCAGACACCAG acgACAGACCAGCGCAGTAAGAGGGAGCAGTTGAAGGAGAACAGGAAGGCTCTGCTGAACGCTCAGTTGACCAAGGTGAGGCAAAGGAAGATGAAGACTAAGCTGGACGGAACACAGGACGACCAGGGAGCTGGACCCAAACAAG AAGAGGATGAAGCCCATGAGGAGGCCCCTGCAGTGAAGAAGTTGGAGGTAGAGATccaagagaggagagacaccaaGTCAGGAGTACCCCACGTCAGGGAGTGGGACAGGGGCAAAG TGGACTTTTTTGGCAAGTGGACGAGTCGGCGGCAGGATGATAGGGAGTCAGAGTTCACTCCTCCCTCTGTGTACTTCAGCGACGATAAGAGACAGGGCTACGGGAAATGGGCCAAACGGGAGCAGGACAAACCCAAAATGGCCTTCATGTGGTCAGAGGGGCAGGGTGGAGGGCATAGCTACCCCAGGCCAAGCCCAAAAGTAGTTCTTTACCCTAGCCCCAGTCAAGTGCCCCTGTACCCTCTCAACCcacaatgctattcattgactacagctcagcgttcaacaccatag
- the ghrl gene encoding ghrelin precursor: MPLKRNTGLMILMLCTLALWAKSVSAGSSFLSPSQKPQVRQGKGKPPRVGRRDIESFAELFEGPLHQEDKHNTIKAPFEMGITMSEEEFQEYGAVLQKILQDVLGDTATAE, translated from the exons ATGCCACTGAAGAGAAACACAGGTCTCATGATACTGATGCTGTGTACTCTGGCTCTGTGGGCCAAGTCAGTCAGTGCTGGCTCCAGCTTCCTCAGCCCCTCCCAGAAACCACAGGTAAGACAG GGTAAAGGGAAGCCCCCTCGAGTTGGTCGGCGAGACATTGAGAGCTTTGCTGAGCTGTTTGAGGGTCCCCTTCACCAGGAAGACAAACACAATACG ATCAAGGCTCCTTTTGAGATGGGCATCACCATGAGTGAGGAGGAGTTCCAGGAGTATGGTGCCGTGCTGCAGAAGATCCTGCAGGACGTCCTGGGAGACACTGCCACTGCAG AATGA
- the ghrl gene encoding ghrelin isoform X3: MPLKRNTGLMILMLCTLALWAKSVSAGSSFLSPSQKPQGKGKPPRVGRRDIESFAELFEGPLHQEDKHNTIKAPFEMGITMSEEEFQEYGAVLQKILQDVLGDTATAE, translated from the exons ATGCCACTGAAGAGAAACACAGGTCTCATGATACTGATGCTGTGTACTCTGGCTCTGTGGGCCAAGTCAGTCAGTGCTGGCTCCAGCTTCCTCAGCCCCTCCCAGAAACCACAG GGTAAAGGGAAGCCCCCTCGAGTTGGTCGGCGAGACATTGAGAGCTTTGCTGAGCTGTTTGAGGGTCCCCTTCACCAGGAAGACAAACACAATACG ATCAAGGCTCCTTTTGAGATGGGCATCACCATGAGTGAGGAGGAGTTCCAGGAGTATGGTGCCGTGCTGCAGAAGATCCTGCAGGACGTCCTGGGAGACACTGCCACTGCAG AATGA
- the tatdn2 gene encoding putative deoxyribonuclease TATDN2 isoform X3 — MENKVSGCLEMDSNNREKVKFDWLQTTLCSPTKFRKSNGGAPKPIRWSVSPSEVLTAPDLNVSAGLGELEGICLDTPKRKEIASSNDPSGSNLFTGKIKGLTNLSRKCLKDLTPSESKAVLKDTTFQSESRVSSPTPSACGLKRKDRTPQEGSKAIYLKALTAAIRGGGEKQSPAKATAEKSPSFAKKKSTKKNQSLDTANDNMPSLEPDDCTALDLDCCSAQSESESEDMAPLECGDYYFRPMVFEETGTQDENTGLKKDTRSVVLKRDDSPDWSDVEDPVVVETFSQEESPSHSTAKVEPKREVSSSDSSLPALDYIPNSLLYFTEPQTYHPDTWKLNFPAVNAQSGSITAPSLTSPSTNRLNGVVQPPSESPAQPFPQSWRTVFISSKQIPQEKTNSAQPPAPGTPRTGMGGIGVPRSPSSVSSSPDPFALWEPAICSSNTSPATHKIHPLFSSPYRPCEQTFRRYSDGGHSFPSSSPSRCYDNSTNTRRMSVGVEPIWACDPSQRRASQHGFVDTHCHLDMLWGKLGFRGTFARFRSLHQSSFPTDFHGCIADFCNPRIMVREALWEGLLAEELVWGAFGCHPHFAKEYSEVHERSILMAMRHPKAIAFGEIGLDYSHKNSTNTSRQKEVFERQLKLAVAMNKPLVIHCRDADDDLLLIMKKCVPQDYKIHRHCFTNSYPVIEPFLKEFPNLCVGFTALITYPRAYEARDAIRKIPLDRILLETDAPYFLPRQVSKDVCRFAHPGMGIHTLREISLLKGESITTVLTTIRRNTTQLYGI; from the exons ATGGAGAACAAAGTTTCAG GGTGTCTTGAGATGGACAGCAACAACAGAGAGAAGGTGAAGTTTGACTGGCTACAGACAACACTCTGCTCGCCTACAAAGTTCCGCAAGAGCAATGGTGGCGCACCCAAGCCCATCCGCTGGAGTGTGTCGCCCAGTGAGGTTTTAACTGCCCCTGATCTGAACGTGTCAGCTGGCCTGGGAGAGCTGGAGGGCATCTGCCTAGACACACCCAAGAGAAAGGAGATCGCCTCGTCAAACGACCCCAGCGGGAGCAACCTTTTCACAGGGAAAATCAAGGGGCTCACGAATCTCTCCAGAAAATGTCTGAAAGATCTCACTCCCTCTGAGTCCAAG GCGGTACTCAAGGACACAACATTCCAGTCAGAAAGCCGTGTCTCCTCACCTACACCTTCAGCCTGTGGTCTGAAGAGGAAAGACCGGACCCCACAGGAGGGGTCGAAGGCCATTTACCTGAAGGCTTTGACCGCTGCTatcaggggaggaggagagaagcagTCCCCGGCCAAAGCGACTGCCGAGAAAAGCCCTTCTTTCGCGAAGAAGAAGTCCACAAAAAAGAACCAGTCTTTGGACACAGCCAATGACAACATGCCCAGTTTGGAACCAGACGACTGCACAGCTCTTGACTTGGACTGCTGCTCAGCCCAGTCAGAGAGCGAGTCAGAGGACATGGCTCCCCTCGAGTGTGGAGACTACTATTTCCGCCCAATGGTGTTTGAGGAAACAGGGACACAGGATGAGAACACTGGTCTCAAAAAAGACACAAGG AGTGTGGTGCTGAAAAGGGATGACTCCCCTGATTGGTCAGATGTTGAGGACCCTGTGGTGGTGGAGACCTTCTCCCAGGAGGAGTCTCCATCGCATTCCACTGCCAAGGTGGAGCCCAAGAGAGAGGTCAGCAGCAGTGACTCCTCCTTACCTGCTCTGGACTACATTCCTAACTCTCTACTTTACTTCACGGAGCCTCAAACATACCACCCAGACACCTGGAAACTCAACTTTCCTGCTGTGAATGCTCAGAGTGGTAGCATTACAGcgccctctctcacctccccctctacaAACAGACTGAATGGTGTTGTTCAGCCACCCAGTGAGAGCCCAGCTCAGCCCTTCCCTCAGTCATGGAGGACGGTGTTCATTTCCTCCAAGCAAATCCCCCAAGAGAAGACAAACAGTGCACAGCCGCCTGCCCCCGGGACACCCAGGACTGGCATGGGGGGCATTGGTGTCCCGCGCTCCCCCAGCAGTGTCTCCTCCTCCCCGGACCCCTTTGCTCTGTGGGAGCCTGCTATTTGCTCCAGCAACACTTCGCCTGCTACACACAAAATCCACCCCCTGTTCTCCAGCCCCTACCGCCCCTGTGAACAGACCTTCCGAAGGTACTCTGACGGAGGCCACtcctttccctcttcctccccctccaggTGCTATGACAACAGCACCAACACCAGGAGAATGTCAGTGGGAGTGGAGCCTATCTGGGCATGCGACCCCTCCCAGCGGAGGGCGAGCCAACATGGCTTCGTGGACACCCACTGCCACCTGGACATGCTGTGGGGCAAGCTGGGCTTCCGGGGCACCTTTGCCCGCTTCCGCAGCCTGCACCAGAGCAGCTTCCCGACTGATTTTCACGGCTGCATTGCCGACTTCTGCAACCCTCGGATCATGGTGCGGGAAGCGCTGTGGGAGGGCCTGCTGGCGGAGGAGCTGGTCTGGGGGGCGTTCGGGTGCCACCCCCACTTCGCCAAAGAGTACTCTGAGGTCCACGAGCGTAGCATTCTAATGGCCATGCGACACCCTAAAGCTATAGCCTTTGGCGAGATTGGCCTGGACTACTCCCACAAGAACTCCACCAACACATCCAGGCAGAAAGAG GTGTTTGAACGTCAGCTGAAACTGGCTGTGGCTATGAACAAGCCTCTGGTGATCCACTGCAGGGACGCAGACGATGACCTGCTGCTCATCATGAAGAAGTGTGTGCCCCAGGACTACAAAATCCACAG ACACTGTTTCACCAACAGTTACCCAGTGATCGAGCCCTTCCTGAAGGAGTTTCCCAACCTGTGTGTGGGCTTCACGGCTCTCATCACCTACCCTAGGGCATACGAGGCTCGTGACGCGATCCGCAAGATCCCCCTCGACCGCATCCTCCTGGAGACAGACGCACCCTATTTCCTGCCCCGACag GTTAGTAAAGATGTCTGTAGGTTTGCCCACCCAGGCATGGGTATACACACCCTGCGTGAGATCAGCCTTCTGAAGGGAGAAAGCATCACCACGGTGCTCACCACGATCCGACGCAACACCACCCAGCTCTACGGCATATGA
- the tatdn2 gene encoding putative deoxyribonuclease TATDN2 isoform X4: MDSNNREKVKFDWLQTTLCSPTKFRKSNGGAPKPIRWSVSPSEVLTAPDLNVSAGLGELEGICLDTPKRKEIASSNDPSGSNLFTGKIKGLTNLSRKCLKDLTPSESKAVLKDTTFQSESRVSSPTPSACGLKRKDRTPQEGSKAIYLKALTAAIRGGGEKQSPAKATAEKSPSFAKKKSTKKNQSLDTANDNMPSLEPDDCTALDLDCCSAQSESESEDMAPLECGDYYFRPMVFEETGTQDENTGLKKDTRSVVLKRDDSPDWSDVEDPVVVETFSQEESPSHSTAKVEPKREVSSSDSSLPALDYIPNSLLYFTEPQTYHPDTWKLNFPAVNAQSGSITAPSLTSPSTNRLNGVVQPPSESPAQPFPQSWRTVFISSKQIPQEKTNSAQPPAPGTPRTGMGGIGVPRSPSSVSSSPDPFALWEPAICSSNTSPATHKIHPLFSSPYRPCEQTFRRYSDGGHSFPSSSPSRCYDNSTNTRRMSVGVEPIWACDPSQRRASQHGFVDTHCHLDMLWGKLGFRGTFARFRSLHQSSFPTDFHGCIADFCNPRIMVREALWEGLLAEELVWGAFGCHPHFAKEYSEVHERSILMAMRHPKAIAFGEIGLDYSHKNSTNTSRQKEVFERQLKLAVAMNKPLVIHCRDADDDLLLIMKKCVPQDYKIHRHCFTNSYPVIEPFLKEFPNLCVGFTALITYPRAYEARDAIRKIPLDRILLETDAPYFLPRQVSKDVCRFAHPGMGIHTLREISLLKGESITTVLTTIRRNTTQLYGI; the protein is encoded by the exons ATGGACAGCAACAACAGAGAGAAGGTGAAGTTTGACTGGCTACAGACAACACTCTGCTCGCCTACAAAGTTCCGCAAGAGCAATGGTGGCGCACCCAAGCCCATCCGCTGGAGTGTGTCGCCCAGTGAGGTTTTAACTGCCCCTGATCTGAACGTGTCAGCTGGCCTGGGAGAGCTGGAGGGCATCTGCCTAGACACACCCAAGAGAAAGGAGATCGCCTCGTCAAACGACCCCAGCGGGAGCAACCTTTTCACAGGGAAAATCAAGGGGCTCACGAATCTCTCCAGAAAATGTCTGAAAGATCTCACTCCCTCTGAGTCCAAG GCGGTACTCAAGGACACAACATTCCAGTCAGAAAGCCGTGTCTCCTCACCTACACCTTCAGCCTGTGGTCTGAAGAGGAAAGACCGGACCCCACAGGAGGGGTCGAAGGCCATTTACCTGAAGGCTTTGACCGCTGCTatcaggggaggaggagagaagcagTCCCCGGCCAAAGCGACTGCCGAGAAAAGCCCTTCTTTCGCGAAGAAGAAGTCCACAAAAAAGAACCAGTCTTTGGACACAGCCAATGACAACATGCCCAGTTTGGAACCAGACGACTGCACAGCTCTTGACTTGGACTGCTGCTCAGCCCAGTCAGAGAGCGAGTCAGAGGACATGGCTCCCCTCGAGTGTGGAGACTACTATTTCCGCCCAATGGTGTTTGAGGAAACAGGGACACAGGATGAGAACACTGGTCTCAAAAAAGACACAAGG AGTGTGGTGCTGAAAAGGGATGACTCCCCTGATTGGTCAGATGTTGAGGACCCTGTGGTGGTGGAGACCTTCTCCCAGGAGGAGTCTCCATCGCATTCCACTGCCAAGGTGGAGCCCAAGAGAGAGGTCAGCAGCAGTGACTCCTCCTTACCTGCTCTGGACTACATTCCTAACTCTCTACTTTACTTCACGGAGCCTCAAACATACCACCCAGACACCTGGAAACTCAACTTTCCTGCTGTGAATGCTCAGAGTGGTAGCATTACAGcgccctctctcacctccccctctacaAACAGACTGAATGGTGTTGTTCAGCCACCCAGTGAGAGCCCAGCTCAGCCCTTCCCTCAGTCATGGAGGACGGTGTTCATTTCCTCCAAGCAAATCCCCCAAGAGAAGACAAACAGTGCACAGCCGCCTGCCCCCGGGACACCCAGGACTGGCATGGGGGGCATTGGTGTCCCGCGCTCCCCCAGCAGTGTCTCCTCCTCCCCGGACCCCTTTGCTCTGTGGGAGCCTGCTATTTGCTCCAGCAACACTTCGCCTGCTACACACAAAATCCACCCCCTGTTCTCCAGCCCCTACCGCCCCTGTGAACAGACCTTCCGAAGGTACTCTGACGGAGGCCACtcctttccctcttcctccccctccaggTGCTATGACAACAGCACCAACACCAGGAGAATGTCAGTGGGAGTGGAGCCTATCTGGGCATGCGACCCCTCCCAGCGGAGGGCGAGCCAACATGGCTTCGTGGACACCCACTGCCACCTGGACATGCTGTGGGGCAAGCTGGGCTTCCGGGGCACCTTTGCCCGCTTCCGCAGCCTGCACCAGAGCAGCTTCCCGACTGATTTTCACGGCTGCATTGCCGACTTCTGCAACCCTCGGATCATGGTGCGGGAAGCGCTGTGGGAGGGCCTGCTGGCGGAGGAGCTGGTCTGGGGGGCGTTCGGGTGCCACCCCCACTTCGCCAAAGAGTACTCTGAGGTCCACGAGCGTAGCATTCTAATGGCCATGCGACACCCTAAAGCTATAGCCTTTGGCGAGATTGGCCTGGACTACTCCCACAAGAACTCCACCAACACATCCAGGCAGAAAGAG GTGTTTGAACGTCAGCTGAAACTGGCTGTGGCTATGAACAAGCCTCTGGTGATCCACTGCAGGGACGCAGACGATGACCTGCTGCTCATCATGAAGAAGTGTGTGCCCCAGGACTACAAAATCCACAG ACACTGTTTCACCAACAGTTACCCAGTGATCGAGCCCTTCCTGAAGGAGTTTCCCAACCTGTGTGTGGGCTTCACGGCTCTCATCACCTACCCTAGGGCATACGAGGCTCGTGACGCGATCCGCAAGATCCCCCTCGACCGCATCCTCCTGGAGACAGACGCACCCTATTTCCTGCCCCGACag GTTAGTAAAGATGTCTGTAGGTTTGCCCACCCAGGCATGGGTATACACACCCTGCGTGAGATCAGCCTTCTGAAGGGAGAAAGCATCACCACGGTGCTCACCACGATCCGACGCAACACCACCCAGCTCTACGGCATATGA
- the tatdn2 gene encoding putative deoxyribonuclease TATDN2 isoform X2: MVAEPSNLHVRPSFTSHSIHTRDVALTWCLEMDSNNREKVKFDWLQTTLCSPTKFRKSNGGAPKPIRWSVSPSEVLTAPDLNVSAGLGELEGICLDTPKRKEIASSNDPSGSNLFTGKIKGLTNLSRKCLKDLTPSESKAVLKDTTFQSESRVSSPTPSACGLKRKDRTPQEGSKAIYLKALTAAIRGGGEKQSPAKATAEKSPSFAKKKSTKKNQSLDTANDNMPSLEPDDCTALDLDCCSAQSESESEDMAPLECGDYYFRPMVFEETGTQDENTGLKKDTRSVVLKRDDSPDWSDVEDPVVVETFSQEESPSHSTAKVEPKREVSSSDSSLPALDYIPNSLLYFTEPQTYHPDTWKLNFPAVNAQSGSITAPSLTSPSTNRLNGVVQPPSESPAQPFPQSWRTVFISSKQIPQEKTNSAQPPAPGTPRTGMGGIGVPRSPSSVSSSPDPFALWEPAICSSNTSPATHKIHPLFSSPYRPCEQTFRRYSDGGHSFPSSSPSRCYDNSTNTRRMSVGVEPIWACDPSQRRASQHGFVDTHCHLDMLWGKLGFRGTFARFRSLHQSSFPTDFHGCIADFCNPRIMVREALWEGLLAEELVWGAFGCHPHFAKEYSEVHERSILMAMRHPKAIAFGEIGLDYSHKNSTNTSRQKEVFERQLKLAVAMNKPLVIHCRDADDDLLLIMKKCVPQDYKIHRHCFTNSYPVIEPFLKEFPNLCVGFTALITYPRAYEARDAIRKIPLDRILLETDAPYFLPRQVSKDVCRFAHPGMGIHTLREISLLKGESITTVLTTIRRNTTQLYGI, from the exons ATGGTAGCAGAACCCAGCAATTTACATGTCAGACCGAGTTTTACTAGCCACAGTATCCATACCAGAGATGTGGCGTTGACAT GGTGTCTTGAGATGGACAGCAACAACAGAGAGAAGGTGAAGTTTGACTGGCTACAGACAACACTCTGCTCGCCTACAAAGTTCCGCAAGAGCAATGGTGGCGCACCCAAGCCCATCCGCTGGAGTGTGTCGCCCAGTGAGGTTTTAACTGCCCCTGATCTGAACGTGTCAGCTGGCCTGGGAGAGCTGGAGGGCATCTGCCTAGACACACCCAAGAGAAAGGAGATCGCCTCGTCAAACGACCCCAGCGGGAGCAACCTTTTCACAGGGAAAATCAAGGGGCTCACGAATCTCTCCAGAAAATGTCTGAAAGATCTCACTCCCTCTGAGTCCAAG GCGGTACTCAAGGACACAACATTCCAGTCAGAAAGCCGTGTCTCCTCACCTACACCTTCAGCCTGTGGTCTGAAGAGGAAAGACCGGACCCCACAGGAGGGGTCGAAGGCCATTTACCTGAAGGCTTTGACCGCTGCTatcaggggaggaggagagaagcagTCCCCGGCCAAAGCGACTGCCGAGAAAAGCCCTTCTTTCGCGAAGAAGAAGTCCACAAAAAAGAACCAGTCTTTGGACACAGCCAATGACAACATGCCCAGTTTGGAACCAGACGACTGCACAGCTCTTGACTTGGACTGCTGCTCAGCCCAGTCAGAGAGCGAGTCAGAGGACATGGCTCCCCTCGAGTGTGGAGACTACTATTTCCGCCCAATGGTGTTTGAGGAAACAGGGACACAGGATGAGAACACTGGTCTCAAAAAAGACACAAGG AGTGTGGTGCTGAAAAGGGATGACTCCCCTGATTGGTCAGATGTTGAGGACCCTGTGGTGGTGGAGACCTTCTCCCAGGAGGAGTCTCCATCGCATTCCACTGCCAAGGTGGAGCCCAAGAGAGAGGTCAGCAGCAGTGACTCCTCCTTACCTGCTCTGGACTACATTCCTAACTCTCTACTTTACTTCACGGAGCCTCAAACATACCACCCAGACACCTGGAAACTCAACTTTCCTGCTGTGAATGCTCAGAGTGGTAGCATTACAGcgccctctctcacctccccctctacaAACAGACTGAATGGTGTTGTTCAGCCACCCAGTGAGAGCCCAGCTCAGCCCTTCCCTCAGTCATGGAGGACGGTGTTCATTTCCTCCAAGCAAATCCCCCAAGAGAAGACAAACAGTGCACAGCCGCCTGCCCCCGGGACACCCAGGACTGGCATGGGGGGCATTGGTGTCCCGCGCTCCCCCAGCAGTGTCTCCTCCTCCCCGGACCCCTTTGCTCTGTGGGAGCCTGCTATTTGCTCCAGCAACACTTCGCCTGCTACACACAAAATCCACCCCCTGTTCTCCAGCCCCTACCGCCCCTGTGAACAGACCTTCCGAAGGTACTCTGACGGAGGCCACtcctttccctcttcctccccctccaggTGCTATGACAACAGCACCAACACCAGGAGAATGTCAGTGGGAGTGGAGCCTATCTGGGCATGCGACCCCTCCCAGCGGAGGGCGAGCCAACATGGCTTCGTGGACACCCACTGCCACCTGGACATGCTGTGGGGCAAGCTGGGCTTCCGGGGCACCTTTGCCCGCTTCCGCAGCCTGCACCAGAGCAGCTTCCCGACTGATTTTCACGGCTGCATTGCCGACTTCTGCAACCCTCGGATCATGGTGCGGGAAGCGCTGTGGGAGGGCCTGCTGGCGGAGGAGCTGGTCTGGGGGGCGTTCGGGTGCCACCCCCACTTCGCCAAAGAGTACTCTGAGGTCCACGAGCGTAGCATTCTAATGGCCATGCGACACCCTAAAGCTATAGCCTTTGGCGAGATTGGCCTGGACTACTCCCACAAGAACTCCACCAACACATCCAGGCAGAAAGAG GTGTTTGAACGTCAGCTGAAACTGGCTGTGGCTATGAACAAGCCTCTGGTGATCCACTGCAGGGACGCAGACGATGACCTGCTGCTCATCATGAAGAAGTGTGTGCCCCAGGACTACAAAATCCACAG ACACTGTTTCACCAACAGTTACCCAGTGATCGAGCCCTTCCTGAAGGAGTTTCCCAACCTGTGTGTGGGCTTCACGGCTCTCATCACCTACCCTAGGGCATACGAGGCTCGTGACGCGATCCGCAAGATCCCCCTCGACCGCATCCTCCTGGAGACAGACGCACCCTATTTCCTGCCCCGACag GTTAGTAAAGATGTCTGTAGGTTTGCCCACCCAGGCATGGGTATACACACCCTGCGTGAGATCAGCCTTCTGAAGGGAGAAAGCATCACCACGGTGCTCACCACGATCCGACGCAACACCACCCAGCTCTACGGCATATGA
- the tatdn2 gene encoding putative deoxyribonuclease TATDN2 isoform X1, translating into MVAEPSNLHVRPSFTSHSIHTRDVALTWRNDASVLTLLERQMENKVSGCLEMDSNNREKVKFDWLQTTLCSPTKFRKSNGGAPKPIRWSVSPSEVLTAPDLNVSAGLGELEGICLDTPKRKEIASSNDPSGSNLFTGKIKGLTNLSRKCLKDLTPSESKAVLKDTTFQSESRVSSPTPSACGLKRKDRTPQEGSKAIYLKALTAAIRGGGEKQSPAKATAEKSPSFAKKKSTKKNQSLDTANDNMPSLEPDDCTALDLDCCSAQSESESEDMAPLECGDYYFRPMVFEETGTQDENTGLKKDTRSVVLKRDDSPDWSDVEDPVVVETFSQEESPSHSTAKVEPKREVSSSDSSLPALDYIPNSLLYFTEPQTYHPDTWKLNFPAVNAQSGSITAPSLTSPSTNRLNGVVQPPSESPAQPFPQSWRTVFISSKQIPQEKTNSAQPPAPGTPRTGMGGIGVPRSPSSVSSSPDPFALWEPAICSSNTSPATHKIHPLFSSPYRPCEQTFRRYSDGGHSFPSSSPSRCYDNSTNTRRMSVGVEPIWACDPSQRRASQHGFVDTHCHLDMLWGKLGFRGTFARFRSLHQSSFPTDFHGCIADFCNPRIMVREALWEGLLAEELVWGAFGCHPHFAKEYSEVHERSILMAMRHPKAIAFGEIGLDYSHKNSTNTSRQKEVFERQLKLAVAMNKPLVIHCRDADDDLLLIMKKCVPQDYKIHRHCFTNSYPVIEPFLKEFPNLCVGFTALITYPRAYEARDAIRKIPLDRILLETDAPYFLPRQVSKDVCRFAHPGMGIHTLREISLLKGESITTVLTTIRRNTTQLYGI; encoded by the exons ATGGTAGCAGAACCCAGCAATTTACATGTCAGACCGAGTTTTACTAGCCACAGTATCCATACCAGAGATGTGGCGTTGACAT GGAGAAATGATGCCTCTGTGCTCACCCTCTTGGAAAGACAAATGGAGAACAAAGTTTCAG GGTGTCTTGAGATGGACAGCAACAACAGAGAGAAGGTGAAGTTTGACTGGCTACAGACAACACTCTGCTCGCCTACAAAGTTCCGCAAGAGCAATGGTGGCGCACCCAAGCCCATCCGCTGGAGTGTGTCGCCCAGTGAGGTTTTAACTGCCCCTGATCTGAACGTGTCAGCTGGCCTGGGAGAGCTGGAGGGCATCTGCCTAGACACACCCAAGAGAAAGGAGATCGCCTCGTCAAACGACCCCAGCGGGAGCAACCTTTTCACAGGGAAAATCAAGGGGCTCACGAATCTCTCCAGAAAATGTCTGAAAGATCTCACTCCCTCTGAGTCCAAG GCGGTACTCAAGGACACAACATTCCAGTCAGAAAGCCGTGTCTCCTCACCTACACCTTCAGCCTGTGGTCTGAAGAGGAAAGACCGGACCCCACAGGAGGGGTCGAAGGCCATTTACCTGAAGGCTTTGACCGCTGCTatcaggggaggaggagagaagcagTCCCCGGCCAAAGCGACTGCCGAGAAAAGCCCTTCTTTCGCGAAGAAGAAGTCCACAAAAAAGAACCAGTCTTTGGACACAGCCAATGACAACATGCCCAGTTTGGAACCAGACGACTGCACAGCTCTTGACTTGGACTGCTGCTCAGCCCAGTCAGAGAGCGAGTCAGAGGACATGGCTCCCCTCGAGTGTGGAGACTACTATTTCCGCCCAATGGTGTTTGAGGAAACAGGGACACAGGATGAGAACACTGGTCTCAAAAAAGACACAAGG AGTGTGGTGCTGAAAAGGGATGACTCCCCTGATTGGTCAGATGTTGAGGACCCTGTGGTGGTGGAGACCTTCTCCCAGGAGGAGTCTCCATCGCATTCCACTGCCAAGGTGGAGCCCAAGAGAGAGGTCAGCAGCAGTGACTCCTCCTTACCTGCTCTGGACTACATTCCTAACTCTCTACTTTACTTCACGGAGCCTCAAACATACCACCCAGACACCTGGAAACTCAACTTTCCTGCTGTGAATGCTCAGAGTGGTAGCATTACAGcgccctctctcacctccccctctacaAACAGACTGAATGGTGTTGTTCAGCCACCCAGTGAGAGCCCAGCTCAGCCCTTCCCTCAGTCATGGAGGACGGTGTTCATTTCCTCCAAGCAAATCCCCCAAGAGAAGACAAACAGTGCACAGCCGCCTGCCCCCGGGACACCCAGGACTGGCATGGGGGGCATTGGTGTCCCGCGCTCCCCCAGCAGTGTCTCCTCCTCCCCGGACCCCTTTGCTCTGTGGGAGCCTGCTATTTGCTCCAGCAACACTTCGCCTGCTACACACAAAATCCACCCCCTGTTCTCCAGCCCCTACCGCCCCTGTGAACAGACCTTCCGAAGGTACTCTGACGGAGGCCACtcctttccctcttcctccccctccaggTGCTATGACAACAGCACCAACACCAGGAGAATGTCAGTGGGAGTGGAGCCTATCTGGGCATGCGACCCCTCCCAGCGGAGGGCGAGCCAACATGGCTTCGTGGACACCCACTGCCACCTGGACATGCTGTGGGGCAAGCTGGGCTTCCGGGGCACCTTTGCCCGCTTCCGCAGCCTGCACCAGAGCAGCTTCCCGACTGATTTTCACGGCTGCATTGCCGACTTCTGCAACCCTCGGATCATGGTGCGGGAAGCGCTGTGGGAGGGCCTGCTGGCGGAGGAGCTGGTCTGGGGGGCGTTCGGGTGCCACCCCCACTTCGCCAAAGAGTACTCTGAGGTCCACGAGCGTAGCATTCTAATGGCCATGCGACACCCTAAAGCTATAGCCTTTGGCGAGATTGGCCTGGACTACTCCCACAAGAACTCCACCAACACATCCAGGCAGAAAGAG GTGTTTGAACGTCAGCTGAAACTGGCTGTGGCTATGAACAAGCCTCTGGTGATCCACTGCAGGGACGCAGACGATGACCTGCTGCTCATCATGAAGAAGTGTGTGCCCCAGGACTACAAAATCCACAG ACACTGTTTCACCAACAGTTACCCAGTGATCGAGCCCTTCCTGAAGGAGTTTCCCAACCTGTGTGTGGGCTTCACGGCTCTCATCACCTACCCTAGGGCATACGAGGCTCGTGACGCGATCCGCAAGATCCCCCTCGACCGCATCCTCCTGGAGACAGACGCACCCTATTTCCTGCCCCGACag GTTAGTAAAGATGTCTGTAGGTTTGCCCACCCAGGCATGGGTATACACACCCTGCGTGAGATCAGCCTTCTGAAGGGAGAAAGCATCACCACGGTGCTCACCACGATCCGACGCAACACCACCCAGCTCTACGGCATATGA